The region TGACGGAAAACAGCAAGTTGCTGGCTGACATGGCAATGCCACCAATAAACAACCCTTTTAAGATACCGTAGCGAATGGTAAAGACACTGCCAATCAATGAGAAAACGATGGTCGTGCCCCAATTGATCAATTTTGAATAATACGCAATATCTTCATTGGAAAAGCCCACTTCGCGATAAAAGACTATCGACATTCTACCAAGGTACGCTTCGCCAAGCTTGAATAGGAAAATAAACATTAAAATCGACAGTGCCAAACGCACGCCGTTGCGTTGGAAAAACTCTTGAATGGGCGCCACTAGGGTCGCTAGTAGCCAAGCAGTCAGTCGAGCGATGATATCTGTGTTATTGTTGTTAGCGAGGATGACGAGGCTTTGTGGCTCACCGGTGTTAACCTTGACTGTGCCGACTGCTTGATTAAGTTTACTCAGCTGGCGAGCAAAAAGTGTAATCATAACGACAACCGCAACACTGGCGATGCCAAATTGATATTGTCCATCGATAAACTCAGGCCAGCCGGGGTAGTCGATATTGGCGTAGACAATCGTGAGCATAATCAGGGGCAGAAGCAGTAAAATTCCCATACTTTGGCGGCGATAATTAGGCAGTACGCTCAAATAGTCCTGCTGAATCTGATTGAGCGCTTGCTCTCGCTGACTCGCTGGCTCGTTGACAACAAGTGCTGTGACCGACAAAGCCGCCATCATCAAGGCGAGCACCATAAACACTTCTGACCATTGCCAATTCGGTGAGCTGACTAAAATAAAAGGGATACTGCCAAGGCCAGCATATCCGGTCCACCAACCGGCGGTTGCCATGGCAGAGCCTGCGGCCATTAATTCATTACTGTGGTCTTCGCCTTGGCTTAAAATATCAATGCGGTAGGCGTCGATAGCGATATCTTGAGTGGCACCACTGACTGCCAGACACAAACCAAACAGCGCCATTAGGCTTAACTGGTTGGTTACATCCAGTGTGCTGAGTTGCAGCGCACATAAACAAATGAATAATTGCGTCGTGAATATCCAACTGCGTCTAAGCCCAAGCTTGGCGGTGAGCAGAGGGATTTTGAGCCGATCGGCCAAGGGAGACCACAAGAAATTAATACTGTAGGCGACAAAAATAAGCCCAAACAAGCCAATGCTCGAGCGCGATAACCCTTCGTCTTTTAGCCAGCCAGTCATGGCTGAGCCTATCATTACCCAAGGAAAGCCACTGGCAATGCCAAAGCAAAAAACGGTAAGTAAACGGCGATCTTGAAAGTAGCGCAGGGATTGAAATAACGAGCGAGCGGGCATACGGCACTAGAGTTGAGAATAGAGCGCTAAGCCTATCAAACTGTGCTAGTGGAAAAAAGCGATTATTGTTATTGGGTTAGTAATAGTGAGTGCTGTTTAGGGCAAAGGGCGCCAGCCCACGCAATCTATTGGGTAGCTGCCTTTATCGGCGAAAAAATCCAAGCATGTATTGATTTCGCTTTTAAAGAATAAATCGGTATTGAGCGCTTGTGCACCATGTAAGCTAATCTCGTGCATTAAGTGCCAAAATACACGCTCTTTGGCATTACCTGGGGTTTCGTCATTAACACTATATAATGTCCACTCTTCCATGGTATCGACAATAAACTTGTCGAGCTCGGTATAGTGAAGTGTGCGCTCAAAAACGGCCGTTATATAGGCCTGGATCTGCTTAATTTTTTCATTGATAAACTGCTCAATTATCATGATGATTACTCTTGCCAACGATATAAGTATTGTTTAGAAAAGCCGCTTCAGTATTAGGCTCGATAATGATTATTATTTAACTTAGTTATTGACCAACATCTGACAGTTGTCAAAGTAAGGGGCTAAATTATCATACAATCTTGACACTTGTCAGGTATAAAAGTTTGATATATAACAAACTTTTACTTTTTTTGCTTCGATTGTCGCTGATCGATATAGCAGAAAAGCGAGATCTGTACTGATGCGCTATGATGTTAATGCCTTGTAAAGACAAACGACGTTGCGGTAAGAAGTTGGGGTGTAGTGAGATGCCATCTTGATGGTACTCATTCATTGAGCACCATCAAGGTTAGAGGGGGAGTGTGGGGCCGCGAACAGCTAGCTTACTCTGCGGGAAGCAATGTTGCCTTGATAAGCATCATTGGTTCAACGGGCACATCGTCCCAGCCGGTCAGCTCATGGTATGCCGTTGGCGAGCTGCCCATCGCCTCAACGACTTCCATACCTTCAACTACACTGCCAAATACGGCATAGCCCCATTGACGACCAGGATCTAAATTGGTGTTGTCAGCTAAGTTGAAGAAAAACTGGCGATTCGCGGTATGAGGGCGGCTTTCTTTGGCCATGGCGATGGTGCCTGCTTCATTTTTTAAACCATTGCCTGACTCATTGACGATATCGGGCAGTGTTTTTAGGTGTGTAAAGTCTTTGTCGTAGCCGCCACCTTGCACGATAAAGTCTTCGATGGCGCGGTGAAAAATGGTGTTATCAAAGTCTCCTTGGACAACGTACGTCAAAAAGTTATCGACGGTTAGCGGCGCTTTGACCCGATCTAGCTCGACGATAATGTCCCCCTTCGAGGTTTCCAATTTTACTTTTGGAAATAAATTATCTGGGTCAATGGCTAAATTTTTTGCACTCGTCATGGTGCTAAGCATCAATAAAATCGTGGCGATAAATAGTTTGAACATGCTTACTCCCTAAGTGCTGCTATTAATGGTTGTTTTGCATAAATGCAATCAGTTCGGGGTGATTGGCGAGATCGCTAATTACTTTACCGAGCTGTTGATTGAGGTCACGCTCTAATACCGCCACATCTGCGCTAATTGGGCCGTTACTTTTACCTTTTGAGGTGAGTACTTGGCTGTAAGTTTTATCACCTTTGGTAATATTTATCAGTAGTCGAATTTCACTGCTGGCTTGATACTTGACCAAGGATTGCTGAACGCTAACTAAGGCTTTTTCAATCGACACTGTCATTGCCGTTGCGCCATCTTGTGTATTAGGTTCTTGCGTGGCGAGCCCTTGCGCTGTTAAGTACTGGTTCAAGCTCGCGTTTAACGCATCAGGTAAAGACTGAGCTGGTGAGAACAACTCCGCTGGCTTGCCTTTGCGTAATATCTGAATTAAATGATTACTGGTTCTCAGGTCAATAACGTTCAGCGAAATCTGCTTGCCACTGTAGATTGGGGTTGCCGATTGACTGATTTGCGGAGCAACAA is a window of Thalassotalea euphylliae DNA encoding:
- a CDS encoding AmpG family muropeptide MFS transporter — encoded protein: MPARSLFQSLRYFQDRRLLTVFCFGIASGFPWVMIGSAMTGWLKDEGLSRSSIGLFGLIFVAYSINFLWSPLADRLKIPLLTAKLGLRRSWIFTTQLFICLCALQLSTLDVTNQLSLMALFGLCLAVSGATQDIAIDAYRIDILSQGEDHSNELMAAGSAMATAGWWTGYAGLGSIPFILVSSPNWQWSEVFMVLALMMAALSVTALVVNEPASQREQALNQIQQDYLSVLPNYRRQSMGILLLLPLIMLTIVYANIDYPGWPEFIDGQYQFGIASVAVVVMITLFARQLSKLNQAVGTVKVNTGEPQSLVILANNNNTDIIARLTAWLLATLVAPIQEFFQRNGVRLALSILMFIFLFKLGEAYLGRMSIVFYREVGFSNEDIAYYSKLINWGTTIVFSLIGSVFTIRYGILKGLFIGGIAMSASNLLFSVMAVMGPVKWLFALTVFVDGFTSAWGSVAFVALLSVLCNKSFTASQYALMASLGTFGRVMLGSYSGIVVDWLDGNWALFFVLTAMMVIPSLLFLYSIRKPLKALIEQNESTPDKCKAS
- a CDS encoding peptidylprolyl isomerase, whose amino-acid sequence is MFKLFIATILLMLSTMTSAKNLAIDPDNLFPKVKLETSKGDIIVELDRVKAPLTVDNFLTYVVQGDFDNTIFHRAIEDFIVQGGGYDKDFTHLKTLPDIVNESGNGLKNEAGTIAMAKESRPHTANRQFFFNLADNTNLDPGRQWGYAVFGSVVEGMEVVEAMGSSPTAYHELTGWDDVPVEPMMLIKATLLPAE
- a CDS encoding YajG family lipoprotein — translated: MSYFSALLRSIFTFGQRYKTGQMFKLSQSLKSRRKMTCALVSASLMTLLAACSTKPSQVIVAPQISQSATPIYSGKQISLNVIDLRTSNHLIQILRKGKPAELFSPAQSLPDALNASLNQYLTAQGLATQEPNTQDGATAMTVSIEKALVSVQQSLVKYQASSEIRLLINITKGDKTYSQVLTSKGKSNGPISADVAVLERDLNQQLGKVISDLANHPELIAFMQNNH